Part of the Chiloscyllium plagiosum isolate BGI_BamShark_2017 unplaced genomic scaffold, ASM401019v2 scaf_93697, whole genome shotgun sequence genome is shown below.
gcgagagcgccAGACAGAGCGAGCGCGCCAGACAGAGCGCGAGCGAGCGCGCCAGACAGCGCGAGAGCGCGAGCGAGCGCGCCAGACAGAGCGTGAGCGTGAGCGAGCGCGCCAGACAGAGCGAGTGCGCGAGAGCGAGCGCGCCAGAcagagcgagagcgcgagagcgagcgCGCCAGAcagagcgagagcgcgagagcgagcgCGCCAGACAGtgcgagagcgcgagagcgagcgCGCCAGACAGAGCGAGAGCGCCAGACAGAGCGCGAGAGCGAGCGCGCCAGACAGAGCGAGAGCGAGCGCGCCAGAcagagcgagagcgcgagagcgccAGACAGAGCGAGAGCACGAGAGCGCCAGAcagagcgagagcgcgagagcgccagacagagcgagagcgcgagagcgccAGACAGAGCGAGCGCGCCAGACAGAGCGCGAGCGAGCGCCAGACAGAGCGTGAGCGCGAGAGCGCCAGA
Proteins encoded:
- the LOC122544991 gene encoding RNA-binding protein 25-like yields the protein SASERARQRESASERARQSVSVSERARQSECARASAPDRARARERARQTERERESERARQCESARASAPDRARAPDRARERARQTERERARQTERERESARQSESTRAPDRARARERQTERERESARQSERARQSASERQTERERESARQSVSARAPDRARARASAPDRARARASAPARARERQTERARQTERERE